A single window of Nicotiana tomentosiformis chromosome 1, ASM39032v3, whole genome shotgun sequence DNA harbors:
- the LOC138910363 gene encoding uncharacterized protein has product MRQRWWLEILKDYDITILYHPGKANMVVDALSRKVESMGSLAFIPAGERSLALDVPDFANRFVRLDISEPSRVLTCVVSRLFLFEHIKVGQYDDPYLLGLRDSVKHGHAKEVTIGDDGVLRL; this is encoded by the coding sequence ATGAGGCAACGGTGGTGGTTAGagatactaaaggactatgatattaccattctttatcacCCGGGGAAGGcaaatatggtggtcgatgctttgagtaggaaggtagagagcatgggtagtcttgcttttataccAGCTGGGGAGAGAtcgttagctttggatgttccgGATTTCGCCAACAGGTTtgtaaggttggatatttctgagcctagtAGGGTTCTTACTTGTGTTGTATCACGGTTGttcttgtttgagcacatcaaggTGGGTCAATATGATGATCCCTACTTGCTTGGCCTTAGGGACAGCGTGAAGCATGGTCACGCTAAGGAGGTTACCATTGgcgatgatggggtgttgaggctTTAG
- the LOC138910368 gene encoding uncharacterized protein codes for MAPYEILYRRRRRSLVGWFEPEKARLLGTDLIHYALEKVKLIQERLRTTQSRQKSYADRKTRDVAYMVGEKVLLSVSPMNGVMRFGKKHKLSPRYICPFEELDKVREMAYRLALPPRLSGVHHVFHVSMLQSYYRDASHVLDFIMVQLDEDLIYDIVPVAILDQQV; via the coding sequence atggctccgtatgagatCTTATATAGGAGGCGACgtcgttctctagttggttggtttgagcctgaaAAGGCTAGGTTGTTAGGCACTGATTTGATCCActatgctttggagaaggtgaagttgattcaggagcgacttcgtacaacacagtctaggcagaagagttatgcggataggAAAACTCGTGATGTGGCatatatggtgggagagaaggttctATTAAGCGTTTCACCCATGaatggtgtgatgaggttcgggaagaagcacaagttgagtcctcggtataTTTGTCCTTTTGAGGAGCTAGATAAAGTTAGAGAGATGGCCTACAGACTGGCCCTGCCACCTAGGTTATCGGGAGTCCACCATGTgtttcacgtttctatgctccagagCTACTATAGAGATGCTTCACATGTATTGGACTTCATCATGGTGCAGTTGGATGAGGATTTGATTTATGATATAGTTCCGGTGGCCATATTGGACCaacaagtttga